CTGGCAGATCAATTGGCTCTGGGGAGGAAACGTCGAAGCCGACCGGCGGATGGAAGAGGCACGGCGATTCAAGGCCGAAGGAAGAAAGCAGATGCACGGCGAAATGAAAAAAGAGCAATGAATCGCGCATTCTCGCCCCTCACTCCTAGTCTCTATCTATGTCCGATCTTCGCTGCAATTCGATCACCGGCTGTTGGGTGATTGTGGCGGAGAATCGTGGCGCGCGGCCGCGCGAAATTCTTCTAGAGCCGGTTGCTCGCGATCGCGGTGAATGCCCGTTTTGCGCAGGTAGCGAGCGGCTCACACCGGGAGAAACGTTTGCGCGCCGCGCCGCGAATAGCGAGCCGGACGGCGTCGGCTGGCAAGTACGGGTGATTCCGAACAAGTTTCCTGCAATCACGACGGCGGGCGCAACAACGGCAATGGCTGGAGTCTCCGCGCACGAAGTGATCGTCGAGTCCCCTCGCCATTTAACCAGCACCATTGAACTCGACGACGCCGAGCTCGCCGACGTGCTCGATGTTTACCGTGAACGAATCGCGCAGCTTGCCGCGGCCAATCCGCGATCGAGTGTGATGATCTTCAAGAACAACGGCCCCGCGGCGGGCGCGACGCTGTCGCACCTACATAGCCAACTGATCGTGCTGCAATGGAATTCGATCACACCGCAAGAGAAAACACGGTTCGCGGTGCAAGCTGCCTCCTTCGAGCCGAATCGCCGACTGCAAAGCTTCCTTGCCGCGCAGTGCCCAGCGTGTGAAATGATCGTTGATGCGGCAGGCAGCAAGCGCGTCGTCGCCGAGACGGCAAACTATGTTGTCCTCTGCCCGCACGCATCGCGGTTTCCTTACGAAATGTGGCTATTGCCGCGTGCGCATCAGGCGCATTACAGTCGAACTAACCGCGACAGCTTGCCCGAATTGGCCAGTTTGTTGCGCGGCACACTGCTCAAACTTGAACGGATCGTCAAAGTTTCCGCTTACAATTACATCGTTCATACCGCCCCCTTTGACACCTTCGGCGCGGACCACTATCACTGGCATATAGAGGTTCTTCCGCGCATCACGACATTGGCAGGATTCGAGTTGGGGACGGACTGTTACATCAATCCGGTTCCGCCGGAACGAGCTGCTGCGGAATTGCGGCACGGCTAGAGGCAGAGCAGACATGCTTGGCTGTCGCGAAGCGCAGACAGCTTCGGCAGACAGGAATGCCTGCTCCACGGGTTTGAATTGCCATTTTGTCGCAGTAGGACTAACCGTTAGAATTCGCAATGGGTGCCTCGGCCGCAAACCGGCCTCCAGACGCTGCCATCGCAAAAGGCGCACCAATTGCATTACCCTTCGACAGTGCGCACCTCGCTGTCGCAACAACGTAGGAAAAGAAGGCTAACAACCGCGCAATCGCTTGGCTGAAACGCCGACTCGAACGCGTGGCGCCAAATCGATCGTTCGACCCAATTCAACCGACCACTGACCGCTGGCAACCGACTGCCGCTTCCAATGCCCAACTCGATCCGGTTCCTTTTCATCCTGCACGATCACCAACCGATCGGCAACTTCGACGGCGTCTTTGAGCAGAACTTTCAAGACAGCTATCGGCCGCTGCTCGACTTGCTGGAGGGCTATCCCGAGTTGAAGTTTGCGCTACACACCAGCGGCTCGCTGATGGAATGGCTCGATACGCATCATCCCGAATACATCGATCGTCTGGCGACCTTGGTTCAAGCGAAACGGATCGAGATCATCGGTGGCGCGTTCTTCGAACCGATTTTGGCCATGATTCCGCCGCGCGATCGGGTGGGGCAAATTCGCAGCTTTCGCACGTGGTTGCAGAATCGCTTGGGCGCCGAAGTTCGCGGAATGTGGATTCCAGAGCGAGTCTGGGAACAAAGCATGACCGGAGATCTGGTTGAGGCCGGCGTCGAATACATCATTCTCGACGATTCCCATTTCAAAGCCGCCGGACTGGTGGAAGAACAACTGTTTGGCTACTACCTTACCGAGGACGACGGCAAACTGCTGCGTGTTTTTCCCGGCAGCGAAAAACTGCGGTACGTGATTCCGTTTGCCGCGGTGCAGGAATCGATCGACTATCTGCGCAGCATCGCGGAGCGCCAGACCGGCGCGGTGGCGGTGTTTGCCGACGACGGAGAAAAGTTTGGCAGTTGGCCCGGCACGAAACGGCCAGTGTTTGAAGAGGGCTGGCTGCGACAATTTTTCGATCTGGTCTACGCCAATCGCGATTGGCTGCAGATGACGACTCCCTCGGAAACGATCGAGAATGTCGCGCCGCTGGGAAAAATCTACATCCCGGAAGGAAGTTACCGCGAAATGACCGAGTGGGTGCTGCCGCCCGACCGGCTGGCGGCCTATGAGGGTGCTCGAAAGGCTTTGCAAGGTTCTCCACAATGGCCGGCGATTTCGCACTTCGTTCGCGGCGGCCTGTGGCAGAATTTTTTGGTGAAGTATCCCGAATCGGGCGAGATGTATGCGCGGATGATGATGGTCAGCCATCGACTCGCCCAACATCTCGGCGGCAGCGATTCGGCGATTCCTTTACCGCACATCGGCACGAACGGCAGGGCTGGGGAGTCGCGCGAAGAATTATTGCGGCAGGCGCGAACCGAACTCTATCGCGGCCAGTGCAATTGCTCGTACTGGCACGGAGCGTTTGGCGGCGTTTATTTGCCGCACTTGCGCAACGCCGTCTACCAGCATCTGATTGCGGCCGACAACCTACTCGACCGCGCCGCCGGCCGATACGAACCGTGGGTCGAAGCGCTGTCGGACGATTTCAATCTCGACGGACGGCCCGATTTGAAGCTAGCAAACGATCGGCTCGTGGCGCTGTTGAATCCCAGTCGCGGCGGACAGCTCTACGAACTCGACGTTCGCGGGATTTGCCACAACCTGCTGGCCACGCTCAGCCGCCGGCCGGAGGCGTATCACCGCCAAGTGCTGGCCGGGCCGACAGCGGCCGGAGGCAGCGTGATCGATGCCAATTCGCCGGCGAAATTCAAGCAGGCCGATCTCGACCGCCACTTGCAATATGATTCTTATCAGCGCAAGAGCCTGCTCGACCATTTCTTCGACGACCAAGTTCCTGCCGAAGCGGTTCAACAAAATCAAGCGATGGAGCGCGGCGATTTTCTCGGCGGGGCCTACGAAGCCAAGCTCCGCCGCAGCCCCGATCGCGTGCAGGCACAGCTTTCGCGCAACGGGAACGCCTGGGGCGTGCCGCTGCGAATCACGAAAGGCGTCACCTTGCAGGCCGGTAGCTCGACGGTCGAGATCGTTTATTTAATTGAAGGCTTGCCGCGCGAGCGGTCGTTCCATTTCGGCGTGGAGTTCAATTTCTCAGGCTTGCCGGCAGGGGCTGAGGATCGATTTTTCTACACGGGAGATCACCATCGCCTCGGTCAACTAGGTGCGCGACTCGATTTGAAGGACATTGGCGACTTGAATTTGGTTGACCAATGGCTGGGAATCGATGTCGGTTTCTCGTTCAATCGGCCGACGCATCTTTGGACTTATCCCATTGAAACCGTCAGTCAGTCGGAAGGGGGCTTTGAACTGGTACACCAGTCGGTCTGCGTTGTGCCGCACTGGCACGTAATGAGCGACGCCGACGGTAGGTGGACGATGACGATGGAGCTGTCGCTCGACACGACTCAAGCCGAAAGCCGCCGGCCGCACTTCGCCGAGCCGCAATTAGCTGTGCATTCGTAGCCGAGCCTCGCCCACAAAGAAGCGATCCATCGACATCGGCTGCGAGCCGATCGCGCTTCATTGAAAGCGAGGCTCCGAAGGTTGCCATGCAAACGGCTTACTTGACGGCGTGGGATGCCACCGCCATCCAATCCACGGCCGGCGAAAAATCACCTTGCCCAAACGCCACTTCCGCGAGCACTGGCGGAATGGCATGGTTTTCCAACTGGCACCGATTGTCGGTAAGGCTCGGATCGTCATCCGGTGGTATCGGCCGATTCAGGACAATGCCGGCAACATCGAGGCCGTCGCGGAACGTCGCGGCAACGATCAACGTCTGCAGAGTTTGATTGATGACGCCGATTTGATTTTTTGCCACCACGAGTAGCGGGTAGCCAAGGTCGTAGGCTAAATCGGCCACGAATTCATCGGCTCCTAGTGGACTCATCAGGCCGCCAGCGCCTTCGATAATAAGAAAATCCGAACGTTCGCGCCAGTAATCCAGGCCGCGACGAAGCAAGTCGCGGTCGAGTTGCCGGCCTTCGGCAGCGGCGGCCAGATGTGGCGCCAGGGGTGCGGCGAAACGCTGAGGGCAGACTCGATCGAGATCACCAGGGCGGTCGGCAGCTTGCCACAATTGCACCGCATCGGCCGAAACAACCGCGCCATCGGATTCACAACCACTCGCTGCCGGCTTATAAACACCGACGCGCAAACCTGCCGCAGCCGCGGCCTTGGCGATCATCGCCGCCACATGCGTCTTGCCGACGTGGGTATCATTTCCGGTGATGAACAGTCCGACGGGTACACTCATCAGGCAGATTACGTTACCATCGAAGTCGGGTTGCGACTAGGAGGGTTCAGAGTTCCGTGAGAATGATGCAGTCCGTCATGATGAATGATGAATTTGACTAGGCAGACTTCCGGCAGCCGGTAGCGCAACTTTTTACTTGGCATTATGTTCCATCGAAAATCACCGTAGGACTTTCCCAATTCATCGTTCATCATTTCCTTCGGTTCCGCTCCACCATGCCCCTTCCCCCTGCCTCACATTGCATCAACCTCGCACTCGTGCAAATAAGCTGTACGGCGAGCAAGCAGAAAAACGTCGATAAGGTGCTTGCGCGAATTGCCGAGGCGGCTGC
This Pirellulales bacterium DNA region includes the following protein-coding sequences:
- a CDS encoding DUF4921 family protein, which gives rise to MSDLRCNSITGCWVIVAENRGARPREILLEPVARDRGECPFCAGSERLTPGETFARRAANSEPDGVGWQVRVIPNKFPAITTAGATTAMAGVSAHEVIVESPRHLTSTIELDDAELADVLDVYRERIAQLAAANPRSSVMIFKNNGPAAGATLSHLHSQLIVLQWNSITPQEKTRFAVQAASFEPNRRLQSFLAAQCPACEMIVDAAGSKRVVAETANYVVLCPHASRFPYEMWLLPRAHQAHYSRTNRDSLPELASLLRGTLLKLERIVKVSAYNYIVHTAPFDTFGADHYHWHIEVLPRITTLAGFELGTDCYINPVPPERAAAELRHG
- a CDS encoding DUF1926 domain-containing protein, which encodes MPNSIRFLFILHDHQPIGNFDGVFEQNFQDSYRPLLDLLEGYPELKFALHTSGSLMEWLDTHHPEYIDRLATLVQAKRIEIIGGAFFEPILAMIPPRDRVGQIRSFRTWLQNRLGAEVRGMWIPERVWEQSMTGDLVEAGVEYIILDDSHFKAAGLVEEQLFGYYLTEDDGKLLRVFPGSEKLRYVIPFAAVQESIDYLRSIAERQTGAVAVFADDGEKFGSWPGTKRPVFEEGWLRQFFDLVYANRDWLQMTTPSETIENVAPLGKIYIPEGSYREMTEWVLPPDRLAAYEGARKALQGSPQWPAISHFVRGGLWQNFLVKYPESGEMYARMMMVSHRLAQHLGGSDSAIPLPHIGTNGRAGESREELLRQARTELYRGQCNCSYWHGAFGGVYLPHLRNAVYQHLIAADNLLDRAAGRYEPWVEALSDDFNLDGRPDLKLANDRLVALLNPSRGGQLYELDVRGICHNLLATLSRRPEAYHRQVLAGPTAAGGSVIDANSPAKFKQADLDRHLQYDSYQRKSLLDHFFDDQVPAEAVQQNQAMERGDFLGGAYEAKLRRSPDRVQAQLSRNGNAWGVPLRITKGVTLQAGSSTVEIVYLIEGLPRERSFHFGVEFNFSGLPAGAEDRFFYTGDHHRLGQLGARLDLKDIGDLNLVDQWLGIDVGFSFNRPTHLWTYPIETVSQSEGGFELVHQSVCVVPHWHVMSDADGRWTMTMELSLDTTQAESRRPHFAEPQLAVHS
- the bioD gene encoding dethiobiotin synthase produces the protein MSVPVGLFITGNDTHVGKTHVAAMIAKAAAAAGLRVGVYKPAASGCESDGAVVSADAVQLWQAADRPGDLDRVCPQRFAAPLAPHLAAAAEGRQLDRDLLRRGLDYWRERSDFLIIEGAGGLMSPLGADEFVADLAYDLGYPLLVVAKNQIGVINQTLQTLIVAATFRDGLDVAGIVLNRPIPPDDDPSLTDNRCQLENHAIPPVLAEVAFGQGDFSPAVDWMAVASHAVK